From the Acidimicrobiales bacterium genome, the window CCGTCGGCGTGCTCACCGGCACACTCGGCGCCCCGATCATCGAACCGCTGGTGGCTCAGGTGGGTCGCGACGACGTGCGGGTGATCCCGGTGCCCAACCACTACTTCGGCGGCAACATCGGGGTGACCGGTCTCATGGTCGGCGAAGACCTCGCCCGTGTCCTGGCCGAGGAACCCGAAGGCCATCGCTACGTCCTGCCCGATGTCTGCCTCAGTCGAGGAGTGTTCCTCGACGGCACCCGGCCCGAGGATCTTCCCCGGCCGGTCGAAGTGATTCCCACCGATGGTGCAGCACTGCGCCGCGCGCTGGAGGCAGCCCGATGAGCAAACCCGTCGTCGCGATCGTCGGCCGACCCAACGTCGGCAAGTCGACCCTGGTCAACCGCATCCTCGGTCGCCGAGAGGCGATCGTCGAGGAGCGTCCCGGCGTCACCCGCGACCGCAAGGAAGTGGAGTGCGAATGGCTCGGCCACCACTTCCGCCTGCTCGACACCGGTGGCTGGATGAACGACGGCGACGAACTCGACGACAAGGTCACCGCCCAGAGCGAGCAGGCCATGAAGGACGCCGATGTCGTGCTTTTCGTGCTCGACTCGACGGTCGGGGTCACGCCCGACGACGAACAGGTCGCCAACCTGCTGCGACGTTCGCCGATCCCGGTGCTGGTCGTGGCCAACAAGGTCGACGACTCGAGCCATGAGGCCGCAGTGTGGGAACTCCTGGGGCTCGGCATGGGCGATCCGTTCCCCGTCAGTGCCCTGCACGGGCGCGGCACCGGCGACCTTCTCGACGCGCTGATCGCCGTGCTGCCCCCGGGAAGCGACGAGATCGATGTCGACGAAGAGCTCGATGCCGACGACGAGAAGATGTATTCGGTGAGCCTCGTGGGACGACCCAACGTCGGGAAGTCGACACTCTTCAACCGGCTCATCGGTGAGGAGCGATCCGTCGTCCACGACCGTCCGGGCACGACCCGCGACGCGATCGACACCATCGTCGAGACCGACAGCGGGCCGATCAAGTTCATCGACACCGCGGGGATGCGCCGCAAGTCCCGCATCGACGAGGACACCGAGTACTACTCGACGGTGCGGGCGCTGAAAGCGGTCGACAAGTCCGACGTCGCCCTCCTCGTGATCGACGCAACGGTCGGCATCACCCATCAGGACCAGCGTCTCGCCGAACGGGTCGACGGCGCCGGTTGTCCCATCGTGATCCTGCTCAACAAGTGGGAACTGCTGAACACCGAGCAGCGGGAGAAGATCGCCGACGACGTCGAACGAAAGCTGTCGTTCCTCGCCGATCCGCCGGTGCTGCGTATCAGCGCCCTCACGGGAAAGGGAGTGAACCGGCTCTGGCCGGCGCTCCAGACGGCCGTGGGGGAGTATCGGACCCGCATTCCGACCCGTGAGGTCAACAAGGTGATCCGCGCTGCGCAAGCGGCCCAACCCGCTCCCCACGGCGCGCGGGTGCTGTACGCGACGCAGGGGGCGACGGATCCGCCCACCTTCACCCTGTTCGCGAAC encodes:
- the der gene encoding ribosome biogenesis GTPase Der, whose amino-acid sequence is MSKPVVAIVGRPNVGKSTLVNRILGRREAIVEERPGVTRDRKEVECEWLGHHFRLLDTGGWMNDGDELDDKVTAQSEQAMKDADVVLFVLDSTVGVTPDDEQVANLLRRSPIPVLVVANKVDDSSHEAAVWELLGLGMGDPFPVSALHGRGTGDLLDALIAVLPPGSDEIDVDEELDADDEKMYSVSLVGRPNVGKSTLFNRLIGEERSVVHDRPGTTRDAIDTIVETDSGPIKFIDTAGMRRKSRIDEDTEYYSTVRALKAVDKSDVALLVIDATVGITHQDQRLAERVDGAGCPIVILLNKWELLNTEQREKIADDVERKLSFLADPPVLRISALTGKGVNRLWPALQTAVGEYRTRIPTREVNKVIRAAQAAQPAPHGARVLYATQGATDPPTFTLFANREVPVTYMRYLERSLREAFSLGSTPIKLRVRKRSD